The nucleotide sequence CGCGTCCCGACACTGCGGCATGCTTGGAGATGGCGGCCGCCAGTCGGATCAATCGGCTCTCACCCGGGAGCGCCGTGCGGGCGTCGGCATCGTCGTTGACGGCGCGATACCCGGCTTGGAAGGCGGCACCGAGTTCGCGCGCCGCGGTCGACGGCGGGATGATGACGTTGAGATCCGAGCTGACCATCTCGTCGGCGCGCTTTGCCGCGGACTCGGCGGCGGCGATCAGCAGTTCGTCGGTGGCGAGCAGCGCCAGCCGTCGGCCGTGCCGGCGTCGCACAAAGTCCTTGTTGCCGGTGGCGTTTTCGTGCTCGCTGACACGTTCCAGGGCCACCCGCAGCAGTCCGCCGGCGGTGCGGTCGGCCTGGGCCTGGTGGTAGAGATCGGGGGAGGGCACCGCGGCCTCGGGCAGGCGGGCCCGAATCTCGGCGGTGAGCGTGTCGATGGCCGCGACACCCCCGAAGTCGGAGAGCACCTGGCGGGTGATGTCACCGATCGCGTCGAGCAGGTCGCGGGTGTCCTGTCGCTGCGCCCAATCGTCCTGCAGCTCCTTGAGCAGTTGTGGCCCGCGTTGGGAGGCCTTGTCCAGGGCGGTGGCCAGTTCCGTGCTGCTGGCGAAGGCATCGAGCCCGGGCGTCACACCCAGGAGAAGCTCGGCGGCGTCCTTGCGGGTCGATGACCGTGCCCCCGACACCGCGGACAGCAGCACCGCCACCGCGTCGTCGAGACCCATGAGCGCGTCCCCGGAGGGGTGCTTCTTGTCCTTGCCGAGCCGTTTGGCCCAGGCCCGGTAGCGGGCGGTAATTTCTTTGCGGGTGTCCTTGGCCTCACGGGCTACCAGCCGGTTCAGCCGGGTCGAGTCCAAGGCCAGCAGCTCACCGACGGTGGTGACCTGAACGGAGGCGAGCGCGGACACTGCGCGTGCGGTTAGGCCGGCTGCGCCCAGCAGCGTTGCGGCAGTGGCCTTTTCGGCGGCCGTATCGTCTCCGGCATCGGCCGTCTTCGTGCCCAGCGTGGTGAAGACGGCGCGCCAGGCGCGCAGCATGTCCTCGGCGGTGTCGGGGCGGGCTGCGGCGTCGCGGGACAGCGCCGTCCGGAAGAAGTCCACCAACGCGGCGGCGATGCTCGACTCGAACATCTCGGGCAGTAGGGTTACGTCGTCGTCGACGGTGGCGGGGTTGGCGTTCTCGTCGGGCCCGTAGCAGGGGCGCCCGCCCGTCGCCATCTCGAACAGCACGACCGCGGCGCCATAGCGTTCGGCGGCGGTGTCGTATTGGCGGCGCCCGCCGATGCCGAGGAACGGATCCAGGTATGGCGGGGTGCCGGCCTCGACATTGCGGGCATCGACCCCAGCCATGGAGAAGTCGAACATCGTCAGATGCGTGTCGGCGCGGGAACTCGACTGGTAGACACCGAGGTTCGAGGGTTTGATATCGCGGTGGGTGACGCCGACCCGCTCCAGCGTCACGACGGCGGTCAACAGGTCGGTGCCCCAACGCTCCAGCACGTCGATGGACAGCCGGCCGCGGTTGTTGAGTTCCTCGGCCAGGGTGGTGCGTCCGGCGTAGCGCAGCAGGAGCGCGGTGCGGCCACCGACTTCGAGACGGTCGTACAGCGTGACGATGCGGTCTTCATTCTCCAGTTTGCCGAGCACCTGCGCTTCGGCGTACAGCCGCTCAGCTGCCTCGGCGTCCTTGGCGACCTTGAGGACGCGTTCGGCGTCACCGACCTGCTTGTCGAGGACGAGGATGCCGACGGCGGTGGACCCGGCACCCAGCTTCTGCTTGTAGACGAAGCGGCCGTCGAGCACGTCGGCGGGCAGCGCGTCGAGGGGGTCGGTGCCGGTGCCCTCGTTGAAGATCTCTTTGCGGGCCTGCCCGAGTTCGTCGAGGAAGGTGCCGACATCGGCGATCCGCTCGGCGGGGCTGGGATTGGTGGCGTCGAGCACCAGTTGCCGCAGTTTGGTGCGGATCTGCGGCATTTCCGCGGCAAGGTCCAGGCCGCGGTCGCGGCGCAGCCGGTCGATGAGTTCGCCGCGTTCGGTGGCCGGCGGTTGGCCGCTGAGGATGTAGAAGGCCAGTGCGCCGAGGCCGAAGATGTCGATGCGCGCCGGGTCGGTCGGACGTTGCCCTTCCGGGGCGCCGAACAGTTGCGCGGCATCACTGGGGCTGGCGGCCATCAGGCTCAGCGACCCCGACGACAGCCGGCTCACGGCGGTGTCCGGGTTGGCCGGCAGCACCCCGGCGCTGTCCCAATCGGTGATCTGCGGCAGCAACTTCGAGCCGCGTTCGCGGATCGCGACGGCCCGCGGGTTCAGCGTGCGATGCACCACCCGGTTGCGATGCGCGTAGTGCACGATGTCGGCGATATCGCCGATGAGGTCAAGCTGGCGCTCCAGTGGCATCGTGGCCTTGTTGTCGGCCAGCCACAGGTCCAGCGGGAGGTCGTTCTTGGGTTGCGGGAACACCAGGCCGATGCCCAGCTCCGGCTCGTCGACGATGTCCTCGGGCACCTGCAGCCCGTCGTAGCGCAGCCGGGACAGCAGGTGATATTCGGAGGTGACCGCGCGCTGGCGGGCATGCTTGTCTGCCGACGAGGCGCCCTGGCTGGTCAGGTAGAAGCGGATGCGGGCGTGGCGTTCGGCGTCGACATGGTGGAACGCCGGCCAGTCCTGCCAGCCTTCGCCGTCGGCCAGCGGTTGTTCGTCGATGATCCAGGAGCCGACCTCGCGTTGCCGGCGTGGTGCCAGGCCGATGGCCTTCATCAGGCCGGCAATGAGTTGGCTGTCGCGCTCGGGGATCAGCTCATGGCGCGCCGGAGCAAGCAGCGCCTTCGAGATGCCAGGAAGCCTGGTCCGACCCTCGAGGCCATCCAGGCCGTAGAGGTTGATCTTCGAGGTGTCGGAGAGTTCGCACTTGAATTCCTCGTGGTGCAGGAACACCAGTTCTTGGACGTAGGGGATTCTCCGGACAGCCTCATGGCCGCCGCGCTGGCGGATCGCGTCCTTCAGCAGTGAGGCGAAGTATTGGGCTTTGCGGCGGGCCAGGAGTAGCGGAGAGTCTTCCGACCGGCCGTTGCGCTGCCAGCGGTGGTCGTTGCCGGTGAGGATGCCGCGGTAGTGCTTAAGCTCGACGAGGTAGAGCGTGTCTTGGGCGAGGACCAGTAGGTCTACCTCATGCCAGCGGCCGCGGTTGTCGCGGAACTCGAAGTTCGCCCAGGCGCGGTATGGCGGGGCGTCCGGGAGTGCCTGCTTGACGAGGTCGAGGCCGGCTTGTTCGTGGGCGAACTGCGACTCGGCGATCTGGACCCAGCGGTCGTCCCTCACCAATCAATTCCCCCTTGGTCGTGCGCTTGGTAACTAACTTACTGAGTCGAGCTCTGCTCGGTGCGGATAGCTGAAGGTTTTGCACCCGCGCGTTGACGCCAGTGCGGAGCCGGGATGGGATTCTGCCTGACGTGTACGACAATATCTGGGAGGTTCGCTAGGTTTCGTCCAGCGGGCCCGTCGCACACGAGGAGAACCGCGGTCCTCGGCCGCTATCGTTCGGTCTGTACTGCCGGCTCTGTTGAGCCTGAGCGGACGTTTCAGTCCCGCGGTCCAAAAGCTGCCAGCTGTCGGTGCTGTCCGATAGCGTCTTGGATCACTCACTTTCCGCGGGGTCGGATTCGTAGCTAGGGGGCACGTACTGATGAGTGTCGATGACACCGATTTCGACCGAGCGGTCGCCGATGCGCTTGCCGCTGGCAGCGACGAGATGGCGCTGCTGGATGATTTGGCGGCGGAGACGATCGGTGGCTACACGATTTCCTTGCCCAACGCTGAGGGTCTCGGACCGCTCATCCAGGAAGTGACCGATGCGACCGAAACTTTCTCCAATAAAGTCCGCGCTCACCTCGCCGAACAACGCGACGTGCTGTCGACATTCAACGTGGCCTTCTTTGGGCGCACCGGCGCTGGCAAGAGCACCTTGCTATCGGCATTCGGCGAACTGGACGGCCATGACGTTTCGCCGGGCGATAGCGACTGGACGACGGACGTCCACACCATTCCGTGGCGCGGGTGCCGGCTGTACGACACGCCCGGAATCAACGGTTGGGGCGGTAGGAAGAGCCGTGCCAAACTTGAGGCCACAGCCCGGCGGGCAGTAGAAATCGCTGACGTCGTCTTACTGTGCTTCGACAGCCAGAGCCAACAAGCCAGCGAGTTCGCGAAGGTTGCGCAGTGGGTGCGTCACTACGGCAAGCCGACGATCGCGGTCCTCAATATTCGGAACCTGCGATGGCGCCACCCCGCGAAGGTGCCCAATCAGGCAGCTAGGAAGAACATCTCGGAACCGGTCCGCCAGCACAGCGACAACATTCGCACTGAACTGGCGAGTATTAGTCTGGCCGATACTCCAGTTGTCGCGATCCACAGCAGGCGAGCACTGTTCGCACGTGCCTCCGTGCCATTCCGTGGACCCGCCGAACGAGACTTCGCGATCGAACGCGAGCAGTACGGCGTTGAGTACCTGGCCCGTTGGTCGAACTTCGGGGCACTGGAGGCTGTACTGACGTCGGGGATCGCCGCCGGAGGGGCGCAGTTACGGCTGGCTTCGCTACGTGAGGGGATGCGCGCAATCCTGACAGACGAAGCGGACCTGCTCAGAGCGCTGGACCAGCGACTCGAAGAGCGGTTCGGTGAAGTCGACCGGTCGATCTCGCGGCACCTCGAAGTGCTTGGTTACCTCGAACCCGACGAACGTGGAGCCTTTCTGCATGACGACGCCTGGAGCGGTGATCTTCTCACTATCGCGGAGATGGCGCGGAGCAGCCCGTACGTCACCCCGGCGAACGGCGCGTTCACCCGGTACCTGCGAACGCTGCTCAAACCGCACCTGTCGGCACCCCGTAGCGACGCATTGAAGCGATTTAAGCGATTGGAGCGGGAGGCCTTCGAGAACCGGAAGGACGTCGACAAGGACACCTTCGTTAAAGAAGTTTTCGACGAGGCGGCGATTGCGGAAGCACTCGAACACGTATGGGTCGACTCTGCACAGTTCCTTGAACGCGAATTAGACATGGCTGCAACCGAATTGAAATACCGTGGCTTTTCCGACAACCGAGATGCGTCGGATATCGGTGGCGCCTCTGGGTCCAGCGCTGCGGCGTTCGAAACTGTTTTCCGGACAACTGGCCTACTGACTGGGGTTACTGCGGCTGTCGGGTTAGTGGCCCTCGCCAATGCGTGGAACCCCATTGGGTGGGCTGGCGGGCTTGTTGTCGCTGGAGTCAGCATCGCATCATCGGTGTTCGGCATTATTGGCGGTCAGCAGGGCGATTCAGCGGAACGCCAACGTGCCGAAGCGCATGCCAAGGCGGCCTATGCCGGTCGCACAGCGATCCGCACCACCTTCGACGGCATCGAACACGACTTCGCGCGCGATGCTCGTTCCGTGGCGTGGACCCAAGCGGCGCCCGGTGTCAAAACCCTGCTTCGTGAGCTCGCGGTGTTAGCGCGGTTGCGTCAACAAGTGGGGTCCATCGCCGATCAGCTCACCCACAGTGCGGCCAGAGTCGCCACAACTCCTCATGTGGATCTACTCGGCGAGGCATTGAAGACACTCGGTGACACGTCGACCGGTGGACAGCGGCGTGACATCCAACGAGTACTGCTCGGTGAGGACTGGTTCGAGGCCGCGCCGGAAGTGATGGATTCCGATCCCGATGAGCGTGAAGCGTTCCTGCTTTCGTGCCGTGCTCGGCACGAAGTCGACGCCGATAGTTTGCGTACGGCAGTGACCGACGGGCTAGTTCGCTCGGATCACAGCGCGATCGCGGACTGGACGCAGCGGCTTGCCAATGCTGCAACCACTGACGCGGCTTTCCGAGCGGCACTGGTCGCTGCAAAGCCGCCTCGAGGTGCGAGACCGTCGGTTGCCATCGCGGGCGACTTCAGTGCCGGCAAGTCCTCGTTTATCAAGCGACTGCTCGTGGAGTTGGGCGGAGAGATTCCGGAAACGCTCAGCATCCGCGCCGACCCCACAACAGACGACGTGCACGTGTATCAGTACGGAAGCGTCGACATTGTCGATACACCTGGCTTTCAAAGTGGACGCAGGGGCCATGATGAGAAAGCTATCGAAGCCACAACGAGCGCGGCGCTAGTGATTGTGCTGCTACATGTCAACTTGTTGATCGGTGACACCGAAAAGCTCGAAGGAATATTGGGAGGCACGGCGACGACGCCGGGCAAGTGGCCACGAGTCTTGTTCTTGATCAACCGGTGTGACGAACTGGGGATCGATCCGCTTCATGACGTCGAGGAGTACTTCAATCGACGTGACCGCAAAGCAGCCGAGCTGCACGCCGCGCTTGAGTCGCGCGGGATCAACATTGCCCTGAACCATATCCACGGAATTGCAGCAGACCCGTTCTCTGCGGTCGGAAGTCGTCAGTCGATCAACCGCGATGCGTACGACGACAACAGGAGCTGGGATGGTGTCGCGGCATTCCTTGAAGTACTGCAGTCCTTATCGCCGAGTCGCATCGCACAGGCCAATACCTTGGCGGCGCTGGACAATGCGGCAGCGGAACTGCTGCACCTGCACGTCGTCACCGAAGACGAGTGTGCGATCAGCCAGTCCGCGATCGATGGGCACGAAGCCTTGATCGGCGTGCTCGACGGCTGCCTGGGCGACGCTCTTCACCTGTCGGCCTCGCTAGAACACACCCTGTCCGAGATGGTTTCACGGCACACAGCTCGAGCCATCGAAAAAGTACGCGAAGTGGGCCGGGGTGATGAGGAGAAGTTAGCCGTCGCGATGAACTCGTGGAACAACGCCGACCTGCAGGCCGAGGTCGACGGGTTTTTGGTATCGGCGAGCGAACAGATTGACGAATGGTCCGCAACGCACCAGTCTGCGATCAATCGTGAATTAGCAGCCATGAGCTTCAGCGAGCATCTCGGGCAGCCAGCTACGGGCGTCGATGAATCCGCCAGCGATACCGTCTCAGACGTGATCGGGGTGGGAAAGTTCGTGACGGAGTCGGCGCAGAAGCTTGCGGCCGGAGCGGGCACACGAGATGCGGTCTACGCCATCGGCAAGGGGCTCGGTCGGAACTTCAAACCCTGGGGTGCAGTCAAACTGGGGCAGACGGTTGCGAGAGCTGGAGTAGTA is from Mycolicibacterium grossiae and encodes:
- a CDS encoding GTPase; protein product: MSVDDTDFDRAVADALAAGSDEMALLDDLAAETIGGYTISLPNAEGLGPLIQEVTDATETFSNKVRAHLAEQRDVLSTFNVAFFGRTGAGKSTLLSAFGELDGHDVSPGDSDWTTDVHTIPWRGCRLYDTPGINGWGGRKSRAKLEATARRAVEIADVVLLCFDSQSQQASEFAKVAQWVRHYGKPTIAVLNIRNLRWRHPAKVPNQAARKNISEPVRQHSDNIRTELASISLADTPVVAIHSRRALFARASVPFRGPAERDFAIEREQYGVEYLARWSNFGALEAVLTSGIAAGGAQLRLASLREGMRAILTDEADLLRALDQRLEERFGEVDRSISRHLEVLGYLEPDERGAFLHDDAWSGDLLTIAEMARSSPYVTPANGAFTRYLRTLLKPHLSAPRSDALKRFKRLEREAFENRKDVDKDTFVKEVFDEAAIAEALEHVWVDSAQFLERELDMAATELKYRGFSDNRDASDIGGASGSSAAAFETVFRTTGLLTGVTAAVGLVALANAWNPIGWAGGLVVAGVSIASSVFGIIGGQQGDSAERQRAEAHAKAAYAGRTAIRTTFDGIEHDFARDARSVAWTQAAPGVKTLLRELAVLARLRQQVGSIADQLTHSAARVATTPHVDLLGEALKTLGDTSTGGQRRDIQRVLLGEDWFEAAPEVMDSDPDEREAFLLSCRARHEVDADSLRTAVTDGLVRSDHSAIADWTQRLANAATTDAAFRAALVAAKPPRGARPSVAIAGDFSAGKSSFIKRLLVELGGEIPETLSIRADPTTDDVHVYQYGSVDIVDTPGFQSGRRGHDEKAIEATTSAALVIVLLHVNLLIGDTEKLEGILGGTATTPGKWPRVLFLINRCDELGIDPLHDVEEYFNRRDRKAAELHAALESRGINIALNHIHGIAADPFSAVGSRQSINRDAYDDNRSWDGVAAFLEVLQSLSPSRIAQANTLAALDNAAAELLHLHVVTEDECAISQSAIDGHEALIGVLDGCLGDALHLSASLEHTLSEMVSRHTARAIEKVREVGRGDEEKLAVAMNSWNNADLQAEVDGFLVSASEQIDEWSATHQSAINRELAAMSFSEHLGQPATGVDESASDTVSDVIGVGKFVTESAQKLAAGAGTRDAVYAIGKGLGRNFKPWGAVKLGQTVARAGVVLQVVAVAWDAFSWVRTEGKRASWEETISGAVESVETISAKHIAEFLRGDDAPITYLQDRIAEIRKIRDDHESQRVLAQYDMSRTGKRLATTAALLDSFDELGKESVSL
- the pglW gene encoding BREX system serine/threonine kinase PglW, with protein sequence MRDDRWVQIAESQFAHEQAGLDLVKQALPDAPPYRAWANFEFRDNRGRWHEVDLLVLAQDTLYLVELKHYRGILTGNDHRWQRNGRSEDSPLLLARRKAQYFASLLKDAIRQRGGHEAVRRIPYVQELVFLHHEEFKCELSDTSKINLYGLDGLEGRTRLPGISKALLAPARHELIPERDSQLIAGLMKAIGLAPRRQREVGSWIIDEQPLADGEGWQDWPAFHHVDAERHARIRFYLTSQGASSADKHARQRAVTSEYHLLSRLRYDGLQVPEDIVDEPELGIGLVFPQPKNDLPLDLWLADNKATMPLERQLDLIGDIADIVHYAHRNRVVHRTLNPRAVAIRERGSKLLPQITDWDSAGVLPANPDTAVSRLSSGSLSLMAASPSDAAQLFGAPEGQRPTDPARIDIFGLGALAFYILSGQPPATERGELIDRLRRDRGLDLAAEMPQIRTKLRQLVLDATNPSPAERIADVGTFLDELGQARKEIFNEGTGTDPLDALPADVLDGRFVYKQKLGAGSTAVGILVLDKQVGDAERVLKVAKDAEAAERLYAEAQVLGKLENEDRIVTLYDRLEVGGRTALLLRYAGRTTLAEELNNRGRLSIDVLERWGTDLLTAVVTLERVGVTHRDIKPSNLGVYQSSSRADTHLTMFDFSMAGVDARNVEAGTPPYLDPFLGIGGRRQYDTAAERYGAAVVLFEMATGGRPCYGPDENANPATVDDDVTLLPEMFESSIAAALVDFFRTALSRDAAARPDTAEDMLRAWRAVFTTLGTKTADAGDDTAAEKATAATLLGAAGLTARAVSALASVQVTTVGELLALDSTRLNRLVAREAKDTRKEITARYRAWAKRLGKDKKHPSGDALMGLDDAVAVLLSAVSGARSSTRKDAAELLLGVTPGLDAFASSTELATALDKASQRGPQLLKELQDDWAQRQDTRDLLDAIGDITRQVLSDFGGVAAIDTLTAEIRARLPEAAVPSPDLYHQAQADRTAGGLLRVALERVSEHENATGNKDFVRRRHGRRLALLATDELLIAAAESAAKRADEMVSSDLNVIIPPSTAARELGAAFQAGYRAVNDDADARTALPGESRLIRLAAAISKHAAVSGRGELHNRDIAPAAAIQTALTGLAQSESLSPSQIRSRVSARFPELDRVPAPPHLDTYLAQTTLNLEWDAGTGAYRFRDAKPPSATTLHTRKPTAVPTATTAVSDETDHGVDQQAVLRRSIAEHGFLAVGVHIPADRPGQHERVAAELAGAFGGELVDVTARLIEAMRTLAEQQGISWDLVRGADAADATPMDARGLRAVIDRVVPQLRKDLEANVFDGDARDEPLILTEVSPLARYGHLDVLAKLSDLAAPRRRPVWVILPQLRGQLGALVDRKPIQLGSPGGQFVVWKQTPDLVPARDDEGDR